From the genome of Nicotiana sylvestris chromosome 2, ASM39365v2, whole genome shotgun sequence, one region includes:
- the LOC104245851 gene encoding large ribosomal subunit protein eL20z-like, with translation MSEEGGKNRASPATGEPLPPNYYYGTFQGVANHPPPPPPQSQPVFGFPQPIPPPGASGAPPHYYPHGYQTVPGYAVAEGRPVREYRLPCCGMGIGWFLFISGFFLGTVPWYIGAFLLLCVRIDYREKPGLIACTLGAMLALIAVTFGVTKATHSW, from the exons ATGAGTGAAGAAGGCGGGAAAAACAGGGCCTCTCCGGCCACCGGCGAACCGTTGCCGCCAAACTATTACTACGGTACGTTTCAAGGAGTGGCCAATCATCCGCCTCCTCCTCCTCCACAGTCTCAGCCGGTGTTTGGTTTTCCTCAGCCCATTCCTCCGCCTGGTGCCTCCGGCGCTCCTCCTCATTACTATCCTCATGGTTATCAAACTGTTCCCG GTTATGCTGTTGCCGAAGGTAGACCTGTAAGGGAGTACCGGCTTCCTTGCTGTGGCATGGGGATTGGCTGGTTCTT GTTCATCTCTGGTTTCTTTCTTGGTACCGTTCCTTGGTATATTGGAGCTTTTCTTCTTCTGTGTGTGCGGATTGATTACAGAGAGAAGCCTGGACTTATAGCATGCACATTGGGG GCCATGCTTGCTTTAATTGCTGTGACTTTTGGTGTGACAAAGGCAACTCATTCCTGGTGA